The Epilithonimonas zeae genome contains a region encoding:
- a CDS encoding SDR family oxidoreductase produces the protein MQKTIFITGASSGLGKATAKLFQSKDWNVIATMRNPEKETELSQLENVTLLPLDVTNLEQIQETVKKAIEHHTIDVVFNNAGYGLIGALEALTDEQIVKQLDTNLLGVIRVTQAFIPYFRKNRNGLFITTTSIGGLLTFPLDSLYHATKWALEGWSESMSFELALHNVGIKTIAPGGIKTNFAGESLAVANHPAYENGMQKLFELMNPENFEPVEWIADVVYEAATDGKNKLRYVTGEFANQLYNRRLEIGSEAAVQEMKQMVFGSLLN, from the coding sequence ATTTTCATCACTGGCGCATCATCAGGATTAGGTAAAGCGACAGCCAAATTATTTCAGTCAAAAGATTGGAACGTCATCGCAACAATGAGAAATCCTGAAAAAGAAACCGAACTTTCTCAATTGGAAAATGTAACCCTGCTTCCATTGGATGTTACGAACTTGGAGCAGATTCAGGAAACGGTAAAAAAGGCAATTGAACATCATACAATTGATGTGGTTTTCAACAACGCAGGTTATGGTTTGATTGGCGCTTTGGAAGCTTTGACCGACGAACAAATCGTAAAACAATTAGACACCAATTTACTTGGAGTAATTCGTGTGACGCAGGCTTTCATTCCTTATTTCAGAAAAAATAGAAACGGATTATTTATCACAACGACTTCGATTGGCGGACTTCTGACTTTCCCTCTGGATTCGCTTTATCACGCTACAAAATGGGCTTTGGAAGGCTGGAGCGAGAGTATGTCTTTTGAATTGGCTTTGCATAATGTTGGCATCAAAACCATTGCGCCGGGCGGAATTAAAACTAATTTTGCAGGAGAATCATTAGCTGTTGCCAATCATCCGGCTTATGAAAACGGAATGCAGAAATTATTTGAACTGATGAATCCTGAGAACTTCGAACCGGTAGAATGGATTGCGGATGTGGTTTATGAAGCGGCGACAGACGGGAAAAATAAGTTACGATATGTAACTGGAGAATTTGCGAACCAGTTGTACAATCGTCGTTTGGAAATCGGTTCCGAAGCTGCAGTTCAGGAAATGAAACAGATGGTTTTTGGAAGTTTACTCAACTAA
- a CDS encoding helix-turn-helix domain-containing protein, translating to MNNPIKVNSISQLHEMLNFAKPVHPLISINDNANMVVDENLLNQHFLFNFYKISYKKTLKGKIGYGQGYYDFDEGGMVFTAPNQLISTTSDDMEYEGLTMLIHPDFLRNYSLGTRIKSLGFFSYAANEALFLSDKEKQTIFSVFDNIKEELNNTIDDFSQDVIISHIEVLLNYSNRFYKRQFITRKAVNNDLLSKIEELLNVYFEKEQGLNKGLPTVDYLATELSLSSRYLSDMLRSLTGQNAQQLIHEKLIEKAKDYLTTTQLSVAEIAYQLGFEHPQSFNKLFKNKTNQTPVQFKQGFYHN from the coding sequence ATGAATAATCCAATAAAAGTAAATTCTATATCACAGCTTCACGAGATGTTGAATTTTGCTAAGCCTGTTCACCCTTTGATCAGTATCAATGACAATGCTAATATGGTTGTTGATGAAAATCTTCTGAACCAGCATTTTTTGTTCAATTTCTACAAGATTTCATACAAAAAAACACTGAAAGGTAAAATTGGTTATGGCCAAGGTTATTATGATTTTGATGAAGGCGGAATGGTTTTTACCGCTCCCAACCAACTGATTTCCACAACGTCGGATGATATGGAATATGAAGGTTTGACAATGCTCATTCATCCCGATTTTCTGAGGAATTATTCCTTGGGAACGCGAATCAAAAGCTTGGGATTCTTTTCTTACGCTGCGAATGAAGCTTTGTTTTTATCGGACAAAGAAAAACAGACGATTTTTTCAGTTTTTGATAATATTAAAGAAGAACTGAATAACACGATTGATGATTTCAGTCAGGATGTCATTATTTCTCATATCGAGGTTTTGCTCAATTACAGCAATCGTTTTTATAAACGACAATTCATCACCAGAAAAGCGGTGAACAATGATTTGCTTTCGAAAATCGAAGAACTTTTAAATGTTTATTTCGAAAAAGAACAAGGTTTGAATAAAGGTTTGCCAACTGTAGATTATTTGGCAACGGAACTCAGCCTTTCGTCAAGATATTTAAGCGATATGCTTCGGTCTTTGACGGGACAAAATGCACAGCAACTCATCCACGAAAAATTGATTGAAAAAGCCAAAGATTATCTCACAACAACACAGCTTTCTGTTGCAGAAATAGCTTATCAGCTGGGTTTTGAGCATCCGCAGTCTTTCAATAAGTTATTTAAAAATAAGACCAATCAGACGCCTGTACAATTTAAACAAGGCTTTTATCATAATTAA
- a CDS encoding nuclear transport factor 2 family protein has translation MNIETFIKDWIAVGNTYDTEKYLEFYHEKAVLDDPSVGRKFIGHSGIKDYFVSYFIGYQTQTELRKLDIKENSAYLEVEFTGDFPEGRIGGSFDFIFKNDKIEFVKADLI, from the coding sequence ATGAATATAGAAACCTTTATCAAAGATTGGATTGCCGTTGGCAACACTTATGACACTGAAAAATATCTTGAATTTTATCACGAAAAAGCAGTTTTAGACGACCCATCAGTAGGAAGGAAATTTATCGGTCACAGCGGAATTAAAGATTATTTCGTAAGTTATTTTATCGGATATCAAACTCAGACTGAATTGAGGAAATTAGATATTAAAGAAAATTCCGCTTACTTGGAAGTAGAATTTACGGGCGATTTTCCGGAAGGTAGAATAGGAGGGAGCTTTGATTTTATTTTTAAAAATGATAAGATTGAGTTTGTGAAAGCGGATTTGATTTAA
- a CDS encoding MazG-like protein — protein sequence MATNNFDEIINRSLELRKKYHELEIQHHGSEWTVEEDALAYLTDAGLVGRNIMSQQNRWPKTNSESELEHKIGENIWWLIVLAERSNIDIKNAMENFLTKTEKLIG from the coding sequence ATGGCAACAAATAATTTTGATGAAATCATCAATCGCTCATTGGAATTAAGAAAGAAATATCACGAATTAGAAATCCAGCATCACGGCAGCGAATGGACGGTGGAAGAAGATGCATTGGCATATTTGACGGACGCTGGTTTAGTAGGAAGAAATATTATGTCGCAACAAAATCGCTGGCCAAAAACCAACAGCGAATCTGAGTTGGAGCATAAAATCGGAGAAAATATCTGGTGGCTGATTGTATTGGCCGAGCGTTCCAACATTGATATTAAAAACGCGATGGAAAATTTTTTAACCAAAACTGAAAAATTGATTGGATAA